The following coding sequences lie in one Spirochaetales bacterium genomic window:
- a CDS encoding PAS domain S-box protein has translation MDNFSESDNLKKTQEALCASELKYRRLFETAKDGILILDAETGQIIDANPFLIDLLDYSFEQLVNKRIWDIGFFKDIIANKDNFITLKKNKYIRYEDMPLETANGKKIDVEFVSNVYQENQHYVIQCNIRDITERKMTAAFIEAERERLSVTLRSIGDGVIATDACGNIEIMNVIAEELCGWTQNEARGRPLADVFNIICEKTREPHENPVDRVLSTGKVIELENHTVIISKSGRERIISDSAAPIRNKANEIIGVILVFRDITEKQKLLESSQRNQKLESLGLLAGGIAHDFNNLMGGIFGYIDLAILKSTDSIVNQYLSKAMNTIEIARSLTRQLITFAKGGAPVKKPTSIFRFIEEAAQFGLSGSNVSCHIDMPETLWMCNIDINQIFQVVNNIVINAQQAMPQGGTIEISARNITLGDDDVHLRLKGDYVKFSIKDYGVGISKKILPFIFDPFFSTKLQGHGIGLSICYSIIKRHGGTIDVESVIDKGSTFHIYLPALTETAGFSIDATDVDHTGSGTMIVMDDQEVVTEVIAGMLETFGYSVVCAHNGREALEFFINETNAKRNITGLILDLTVPGGMGGKDIIKEIRTLNAGIPVIVVSGYADDPIMKNPEKYGFTASICKPFRRTDLAKILEKYMMI, from the coding sequence ATGGATAATTTCTCTGAATCAGATAATTTAAAAAAGACACAAGAGGCATTATGCGCTTCGGAGCTAAAATACAGGCGGCTTTTCGAAACGGCAAAGGATGGAATACTCATTCTCGATGCAGAAACCGGGCAAATAATCGATGCAAATCCATTTTTAATTGATTTATTGGATTACTCATTCGAACAGCTTGTCAATAAAAGAATCTGGGATATCGGATTTTTCAAGGATATTATCGCAAACAAGGATAATTTTATTACATTGAAAAAGAATAAATACATCCGTTATGAAGACATGCCCCTGGAGACAGCAAACGGAAAAAAAATCGATGTCGAGTTTGTAAGTAACGTTTATCAGGAGAATCAGCATTATGTGATCCAGTGTAATATAAGAGATATTACTGAACGTAAAATGACTGCCGCCTTTATCGAGGCCGAACGGGAAAGGCTGTCCGTCACTCTTCGAAGCATCGGTGACGGTGTCATCGCAACCGATGCATGCGGCAATATTGAGATAATGAATGTTATCGCAGAAGAACTGTGTGGATGGACCCAAAATGAAGCACGGGGAAGACCACTGGCCGACGTGTTTAATATAATATGTGAGAAAACCCGTGAACCTCATGAAAATCCGGTAGATAGAGTACTGTCAACCGGAAAAGTCATCGAACTTGAAAATCATACAGTCATTATTTCAAAAAGCGGCAGAGAGCGGATTATCTCAGACAGTGCCGCACCGATTAGAAACAAGGCCAATGAGATTATCGGCGTGATTTTGGTATTTCGGGATATTACCGAAAAACAAAAATTACTTGAGAGTTCCCAACGGAATCAAAAACTTGAATCACTCGGCTTGCTGGCAGGCGGCATCGCCCACGATTTTAATAACCTCATGGGCGGTATTTTTGGATATATCGATTTGGCAATCTTAAAATCGACAGACAGTATCGTCAATCAGTATCTTTCCAAAGCAATGAATACCATAGAGATAGCGCGCAGCCTCACGCGGCAATTGATTACATTCGCAAAGGGCGGCGCTCCTGTAAAAAAACCGACATCAATATTCCGGTTTATTGAGGAAGCTGCGCAATTCGGGCTTAGCGGATCGAATGTTTCGTGTCATATCGATATGCCTGAAACGCTATGGATGTGTAATATTGACATCAATCAGATTTTTCAGGTTGTCAACAATATCGTTATCAATGCGCAGCAGGCTATGCCTCAAGGCGGAACGATCGAAATATCGGCTCGAAATATCACTTTAGGCGATGATGACGTTCATCTGCGGTTAAAAGGAGACTATGTTAAATTCTCAATCAAGGATTATGGTGTTGGAATCTCGAAAAAAATATTACCTTTTATATTCGATCCTTTTTTTAGTACGAAATTACAAGGTCATGGAATAGGTCTTTCAATTTGTTACTCGATTATCAAGCGCCACGGCGGTACAATTGATGTCGAGTCTGTCATAGACAAAGGCAGTACATTCCATATTTATCTGCCCGCACTCACAGAAACGGCCGGTTTTTCAATTGATGCAACCGATGTCGACCATACGGGAAGCGGCACAATGATTGTCATGGACGATCAGGAAGTTGTCACGGAAGTTATTGCGGGCATGCTTGAAACATTCGGATATTCCGTCGTATGTGCACATAACGGCAGAGAGGCATTGGAGTTTTTTATTAATGAAACCAATGCAAAACGAAATATAACCGGATTAATTCTGGACCTTACTGTGCCGGGTGGTATGGGAGGAAAAGATATTATCAAGGAAATACGAACATTAAATGCCGGGATTCCTGTTATTGTTGTAAGTGGATATGCAGATGATCCTATAATGAAGAATCCTGAAAAATATGGATTTACGGCGAGTATATGTAAACCTTTTCGAAGAACCGATCTCGCTAAAATACTGGAAAAGTATATGATGATATAA
- a CDS encoding AIR carboxylase family protein: MKDILFIIGSESDRSAIEPALELSGQKGLTFELHVYSAHRNLTELLHFLEQEEKNFRLVVAAAGLSAALPGVVASKVSCPVIGVPLTAGPLSGIDALLSILQLPKGIPVATMGLGKQGVLNAVHLAERIIRRPENR; encoded by the coding sequence ATGAAAGACATTCTTTTCATCATCGGTTCGGAATCGGATCGATCCGCTATTGAACCCGCGCTTGAGTTGAGCGGGCAAAAGGGATTGACTTTTGAACTCCATGTGTATTCGGCGCACCGAAATCTCACCGAACTTCTTCACTTTCTCGAACAGGAGGAAAAAAACTTTCGTCTTGTCGTCGCGGCGGCGGGACTCTCGGCGGCCCTTCCCGGGGTCGTCGCATCAAAGGTGTCCTGTCCGGTTATCGGCGTCCCCCTTACGGCGGGGCCGCTTTCCGGAATCGACGCCCTTCTTTCGATTCTTCAACTCCCCAAAGGAATTCCCGTCGCCACCATGGGACTGGGCAAACAGGGAGTGCTGAACGCCGTGCACCTCGCGGAACGGATTATTCGCCGGCCGGAAAATCGCTGA
- a CDS encoding VWA domain-containing protein, whose translation MKKLLSVLCILVLGPAVFAVTGDVNNDGTVNIVDALLTAQYSVGLPLSNFDAAAADVNGDGAASIIDSLLIAQYYVGMISSFPADGTPTNPPSTTSVAPATPLPTAVGTSAPATTSLPGVTNPPSATGAPSATLPPGVTSAPVITSAPSSGESGLEAGYADDNEEFNSFLSFLDEYSSVKHYELKIYERIIFHIQDINGESLSNAGIEVFNELEELICEGTSYADGTFMFFPAEYGDDENYIVKVTFRFQTKEMNVERDGVRNIDVVFDFDRPAYDNVPLDMLFVLDTTGSMGEEINQLKTTIELINQHLSTLPSNPLVRFGMVLFRDRDDAQTTYLTQVVPLTDNLDLFQTELSQVTARGGGDKQENLEQALEEAMHEIDWNEDGIRLGWIITDAGPKLYEDETYRYVDAARDAHEAGIKFFSVGAGGLELGGEYVLRQISQYTCGKFIFLTYGETGPSEGGVPGSVSHHTGDDFETDTLESILIHFAEEELSHLTDESEEKEEAYFEAVKIDEETKEETLAKLFDMAVDQLIDYSSLAIEEGTVIPCLPVVGVHGEYGVEEEYFTGLLEGSLDEKDTVTMIEDDLETILDSLDLEMTDYAEDLDAVAEVGEYLETEVMICSQLQSVEDHYEMVMGLFRVETAEMLGRVLLKIDPELGPAY comes from the coding sequence ATGAAAAAGTTGCTATCGGTTTTATGTATTCTGGTCCTGGGGCCGGCAGTGTTCGCGGTCACAGGCGATGTCAATAACGACGGGACGGTGAACATCGTCGATGCCCTGTTGACCGCACAATATTCGGTGGGTCTTCCGCTGTCCAATTTCGATGCCGCGGCGGCGGATGTCAATGGCGACGGTGCCGCCAGCATCATCGACAGCTTATTGATCGCCCAGTACTATGTCGGGATGATCTCCTCTTTTCCCGCCGATGGAACACCCACGAATCCGCCGTCAACGACCTCCGTCGCACCGGCAACGCCGCTACCGACAGCGGTTGGTACAAGCGCCCCTGCCACGACATCGCTTCCCGGCGTGACGAATCCCCCGTCTGCAACGGGAGCGCCGTCGGCGACATTGCCTCCGGGTGTGACGAGTGCCCCGGTGATTACCTCGGCGCCTTCTTCCGGTGAATCCGGGCTCGAGGCGGGCTACGCCGACGACAATGAAGAGTTCAACAGCTTCCTGAGTTTTCTTGATGAATACAGCAGTGTAAAACATTACGAACTCAAAATATATGAAAGAATCATTTTCCATATACAGGATATAAACGGCGAATCCCTGTCCAATGCCGGGATCGAAGTATTTAATGAACTGGAAGAACTCATCTGTGAAGGGACCTCGTACGCGGACGGGACCTTCATGTTTTTCCCCGCCGAATACGGTGATGACGAAAATTATATCGTGAAAGTGACCTTCCGGTTTCAGACAAAGGAAATGAATGTCGAGCGAGACGGTGTACGGAATATCGACGTGGTTTTTGATTTCGACAGGCCGGCCTACGACAATGTTCCGCTCGATATGCTTTTTGTCCTCGATACCACGGGCAGTATGGGAGAAGAGATCAACCAGCTCAAAACCACCATCGAGCTTATCAACCAGCATCTCAGCACCCTCCCCTCGAATCCGCTTGTCCGTTTCGGTATGGTGCTTTTCAGAGACCGGGATGATGCCCAAACGACCTATTTGACGCAGGTCGTCCCCCTGACCGATAACCTCGATCTGTTTCAGACCGAATTGAGTCAGGTGACAGCCAGGGGCGGCGGCGACAAGCAGGAGAATCTCGAACAGGCCCTCGAAGAAGCGATGCATGAGATCGACTGGAATGAAGACGGGATCAGGCTGGGGTGGATCATCACCGACGCCGGCCCCAAGCTGTATGAAGATGAAACCTACCGATACGTGGATGCGGCGCGGGACGCACATGAGGCGGGCATCAAGTTTTTCAGCGTCGGGGCGGGGGGGCTCGAACTCGGCGGCGAATACGTCCTCCGCCAGATCTCCCAGTACACCTGCGGCAAGTTTATCTTTCTCACCTATGGTGAAACGGGGCCGAGTGAAGGCGGCGTGCCCGGCAGCGTCAGCCATCACACGGGAGACGACTTCGAAACCGATACTCTCGAATCGATTCTCATACATTTCGCGGAAGAGGAATTGAGCCACCTCACCGACGAGTCCGAGGAAAAGGAGGAAGCATATTTTGAGGCGGTCAAAATCGATGAAGAAACAAAGGAAGAAACACTCGCCAAATTGTTCGATATGGCGGTCGATCAGCTGATCGATTACTCGAGCCTTGCCATCGAAGAAGGAACGGTGATTCCCTGTCTTCCGGTCGTGGGCGTACACGGCGAATACGGAGTGGAAGAGGAATATTTCACCGGGCTGCTTGAAGGTTCACTCGATGAAAAAGACACCGTCACCATGATTGAAGATGATTTGGAGACGATTCTCGACAGCCTGGATCTCGAGATGACGGATTATGCGGAAGACCTCGATGCCGTTGCTGAAGTGGGCGAGTATCTCGAAACCGAAGTAATGATCTGTTCCCAACTGCAAAGCGTCGAAGACCATTACGAAATGGTCATGGGCCTTTTCCGTGTTGAAACTGCGGAAATGCTGGGCCGGGTATTGCTTAAAATCGATCCGGAACTGGGTCCGGCATATTAA
- the purD gene encoding phosphoribosylamine--glycine ligase, whose product MKILILGSGAREHALAWMFSKSKRLAGLFAAPGNAGTYEVGTNLDVDPMDFDAILKVCREHRINYVFVGPEDPLAAGVVDVIREGHINVIGPHKEAAQLEASKTFSKAFMQRHGIPTAGAKTFSDTASFIEYINSSEGRLVIKKSGLASGKGVLDSDDKVHLIEFGSNILTNDSLLVEEFLEGYEVSIFALCDGENFVILPPCSDFKKAYDCDKGPNTGGMGSICPVPWVDLSLKERIKREIIEPTFDGLRKDNLIYKGILYFGLMITKNGPKLLEYNVRFGDPETQVLLPMIRTDFGDVTEAIANTTLDSIPISENPSSAVGVVVASAGYPGSYRKEIPVRPIREVPEKSALIFHATTKIDENRQVVTGGGRCFTVVGLGKDTIEAASMAYSNIDAISFEGAWYRKDIGKKFFIDGE is encoded by the coding sequence GTGAAAATTCTTATTCTTGGTTCCGGAGCACGGGAACACGCCCTTGCCTGGATGTTTTCAAAGAGTAAGCGTCTGGCAGGGTTATTTGCCGCACCCGGAAATGCGGGAACATACGAAGTCGGTACCAATCTCGATGTCGATCCGATGGATTTTGATGCGATCCTCAAGGTCTGCAGGGAACACAGGATCAATTATGTCTTTGTCGGCCCGGAAGATCCTCTTGCCGCCGGTGTCGTCGATGTTATCAGGGAAGGCCATATTAACGTCATCGGTCCGCATAAAGAGGCCGCACAACTTGAAGCGAGCAAGACATTCTCGAAAGCCTTTATGCAGCGCCACGGTATTCCGACAGCAGGGGCAAAAACTTTTTCCGATACCGCATCCTTTATCGAATATATCAATTCGTCGGAAGGAAGACTCGTCATAAAAAAAAGCGGCCTTGCCTCAGGGAAAGGGGTACTCGATTCGGACGACAAGGTCCATCTTATCGAGTTCGGCAGTAATATTCTCACCAACGACTCCCTTCTGGTCGAAGAGTTCCTTGAAGGCTATGAGGTCTCGATATTCGCACTTTGTGACGGGGAAAATTTCGTGATCCTCCCCCCATGCTCCGATTTTAAAAAAGCGTATGATTGCGATAAAGGCCCGAATACGGGCGGCATGGGTTCGATCTGTCCCGTTCCGTGGGTCGATCTTTCTCTGAAAGAACGGATAAAACGGGAAATAATCGAGCCGACCTTTGACGGGCTCAGAAAGGATAACCTCATTTATAAAGGTATCCTGTACTTCGGTCTCATGATCACAAAAAACGGCCCGAAATTACTCGAATATAACGTCCGGTTCGGTGATCCCGAAACGCAGGTACTCCTTCCCATGATCAGAACCGACTTCGGTGACGTCACAGAGGCAATAGCCAACACGACACTCGACTCTATTCCGATATCGGAGAATCCTTCATCAGCAGTCGGGGTGGTCGTCGCGAGTGCCGGATATCCGGGTTCATACAGAAAAGAGATACCGGTCCGGCCGATCCGGGAAGTCCCTGAAAAGTCCGCCCTGATTTTCCATGCAACGACGAAAATCGACGAGAACCGGCAGGTTGTCACCGGCGGGGGAAGATGCTTTACCGTTGTCGGTCTTGGAAAGGACACGATCGAAGCGGCTTCCATGGCCTACTCCAACATCGATGCAATCAGCTTCGAAGGCGCCTGGTACAGGAAAGACATCGGAAAAAAATTCTTTATCGACGGGGAATAA
- a CDS encoding PEGA domain-containing protein has translation MKRYLFVLFLSTVSFFLFPGGIPVAIMDMEPIGILPDKALTVSELLRVEFIKLPVFKVVERKDLLHVLGEQELQLSGLTNAGDAVKFGRMLNVKKILLGSLAKFEGKFVQYVLNIRMVDVETGSVEIAESMDIANDDEIRKTCHAIAGKVAGTISIVGEVVLIEGDDVYINLGIDVGLREGDHLEVFDVELVKDKRGNILLREEKDVAYLKISSVDREASRCTAVRRVKEIANGMVVRKSTNQLEPENGRAASITFTSIPEGAKAYINGEFVGITPVTMEDFKPGIYSAEMRYPGHRSYAGKIRLTEGRQITVERELEKIVEVEDMLEGGKIPRKTTDPGEALTWALIPGGGQFYNKYETTGLGISAMTFMGLAGGGLFLYNYLNEVDTRDAGEYDEFYKYVLDYKISGNLLDCGIIAGTALAVYLVSILESAQSASSPFKYYEYTEIKFGGLGVYTNSSQYPNTFTGSGPEVYANPVLDEKTADMSGTDLGAFISAGIRSRYFDMSFEFGFSTELSLMGLAGRLKLPVFTPVTVSAGIAYISNMNDTREVEYTEEDPVAFLRSMVAPVVGLSFEMPSFLFIFEGTPFAFGAADFFYTTDPGESWTKALYLQSLLGMYLYGRLDYYFSTRIGVSIEARYISFYGMLDTEAKDAGIPVFQYHDTIFITIGSIFRF, from the coding sequence ATGAAACGATATCTCTTTGTGTTGTTTCTTTCGACGGTGTCATTCTTTCTTTTTCCGGGAGGTATTCCGGTCGCCATTATGGATATGGAACCGATCGGGATACTCCCGGACAAGGCCCTGACTGTCAGCGAGCTGCTTCGTGTCGAGTTTATCAAGCTTCCGGTATTCAAAGTCGTGGAACGGAAGGATCTGTTGCACGTACTCGGTGAACAGGAATTGCAGCTTTCGGGCCTCACGAATGCCGGCGACGCGGTTAAATTCGGCAGGATGCTCAACGTGAAAAAGATATTGCTGGGCAGTCTGGCAAAATTCGAGGGCAAATTCGTGCAGTACGTGTTGAATATCAGGATGGTCGATGTGGAAACGGGGTCGGTTGAGATAGCGGAAAGCATGGATATCGCGAATGACGATGAAATAAGAAAGACCTGTCATGCGATAGCCGGGAAGGTCGCGGGAACGATCAGCATTGTGGGGGAAGTCGTTTTAATCGAGGGTGATGATGTCTATATCAACCTTGGCATCGATGTCGGGCTGCGGGAAGGAGATCATCTTGAGGTATTCGATGTTGAGCTGGTCAAGGATAAACGGGGTAATATCCTGCTGCGTGAAGAAAAGGATGTCGCGTACCTGAAAATATCCTCCGTTGACAGGGAGGCAAGCAGATGTACGGCCGTCCGGAGAGTGAAAGAGATCGCCAATGGAATGGTCGTCAGAAAAAGTACAAACCAACTCGAACCGGAAAACGGGCGTGCCGCGAGCATTACCTTCACGTCGATTCCGGAAGGGGCCAAGGCGTATATCAACGGCGAGTTTGTCGGTATCACGCCCGTTACTATGGAAGATTTCAAACCGGGGATATATTCGGCGGAGATGCGGTATCCCGGTCACCGTTCCTACGCGGGTAAAATAAGGCTTACCGAAGGCAGGCAGATCACCGTGGAACGGGAACTGGAAAAAATCGTCGAAGTGGAAGATATGCTCGAAGGGGGGAAAATCCCCAGAAAGACGACCGATCCGGGTGAGGCGCTTACCTGGGCGCTCATCCCCGGAGGCGGACAATTTTACAACAAATACGAAACAACGGGACTCGGGATAAGCGCCATGACATTTATGGGATTGGCGGGGGGAGGCCTCTTTCTGTACAATTACCTGAATGAGGTCGATACAAGGGACGCCGGTGAATATGACGAGTTTTATAAATACGTGCTCGACTATAAAATAAGCGGCAACCTGCTGGACTGCGGAATCATCGCGGGAACGGCATTGGCCGTCTATCTGGTATCGATTCTTGAAAGCGCGCAGTCGGCTTCTTCCCCGTTCAAATACTACGAATATACAGAGATAAAGTTCGGTGGGCTGGGAGTATATACGAACAGCTCCCAGTATCCGAATACCTTCACCGGAAGCGGGCCGGAGGTGTACGCGAATCCCGTTCTCGACGAAAAAACGGCCGATATGTCCGGGACTGATCTGGGCGCGTTCATTTCAGCGGGAATTCGAAGCCGTTATTTCGATATGTCGTTTGAATTCGGTTTTTCAACGGAACTGAGTCTCATGGGACTTGCCGGACGGCTAAAGCTTCCCGTTTTCACACCCGTGACCGTTTCGGCGGGCATAGCATATATCAGCAACATGAATGATACCCGGGAAGTCGAGTACACGGAGGAAGATCCGGTTGCCTTTTTGCGTTCAATGGTCGCCCCGGTTGTCGGCCTGTCATTCGAGATGCCTTCGTTTTTGTTTATTTTCGAGGGGACCCCCTTCGCGTTCGGGGCGGCCGACTTTTTCTATACCACCGACCCGGGGGAGAGCTGGACAAAGGCGTTGTACCTGCAGTCATTGCTGGGAATGTATCTCTACGGCCGGCTCGATTATTATTTCAGCACGCGAATCGGTGTTTCGATCGAAGCGCGCTATATCAGTTTTTACGGCATGCTCGATACGGAGGCGAAGGACGCGGGCATTCCGGTTTTTCAGTATCATGATACCATTTTCATCACAATCGGTTCGATTTTCAGATTCTAG
- the carB gene encoding carbamoyl-phosphate synthase large subunit, whose amino-acid sequence MSRRNDIRKVMIIGSGPIIIGQACEFDYSGTQACKALRGLGYEIVLVNSNPATIMTDPGMADVTYIEPLTLESMTKIIEKERPDALLPNLGGQSGLNLSSELAKAGVLEKYGVKVIGVEVDAIKRGEDRTAFKETMNRLGIDMPESTAVYSVEEAEAVAARLKYPVVIRPAYTLGGTGGGLVYNVDELRVVASRGIAASLIGQILVEESVLGWEELELEVVRDAKNQMITVCFIENVDAMGVHTGDSYCTAPMLTIDPALQKKLQEYSYKIVEAIRVIGGTNIQFAHDPLTGRVVVIEINPRTSRSSALASKATGFPIALVSSKLAGGLTMDEIPYWRDGTLEKYTPSGDYVVVKFARWAFEKFRDAEDKLGTQMRAVGEVMSIGKNYKEAFQKSIRSLEIGRYGLGFAKDFNKRSLEELMQMLKEPTSERQFIMYEALRKGATVEELNKKTYIKSWFIRQMKELVDREEEILKYQGGLPPDDLLVQAKKDGFADRYLAKLLGVTEKKIREKRISLGIVEGWEPVPVSGVENAAYYYSTYNGPDKTGSSDRKKVMILGGGPNRIGQGIEFDYCCVHAAFALRDEGLETIMVNCNPETVSTDYDTSDKLYFEPLTLEDVLAIYQKEKPEGVIVQFGGQTPLNLAQDLAAEGVNILGTQPSIIDLAEDRDRFRKMMEEMNIPMPESGMASTLEEALEVAERIGYPLMVRPSYVLGGRGMEVVYDSEMLETYVTAAVDVTPDRPILIDKFLENAVEAEADALSDGEEAFVPAVMEHIELAGIHSGDSACVIPPVSIPRKHIDTICRYTTRIARELKVVGLMNIQYAIAKDTVYVLEANPRASRTVPLVSKVCNVQMARIATLLMLGRKLVELGLQKRDIPHYGVKEAVFPFNMFPEVDPVLGPEMRSTGEVLGIADSFSFAFYKAQDAAKSGLPENGTVLISISKREREQALEVGRRFKQLGFRILATGGTHDFLKAHGIECEKILKLHEGRPNIVDAIKNGEINLVINTPVGKLSQYDDSYIRKSAVKHKVPYMTTIPAALAAAKGIEAYRKGVPPVKSLQEYHRDISDFPAGE is encoded by the coding sequence ATGTCTCGCAGAAATGATATCAGGAAAGTTATGATTATCGGCTCGGGGCCGATCATTATCGGGCAGGCGTGTGAGTTTGATTATTCGGGAACCCAGGCGTGCAAGGCTCTGAGGGGACTCGGTTATGAGATTGTGCTCGTCAATTCGAATCCCGCCACGATTATGACTGATCCGGGAATGGCGGATGTCACCTATATTGAACCCCTTACGCTCGAATCAATGACGAAAATCATCGAAAAGGAACGCCCAGATGCCCTGTTGCCGAATCTCGGCGGTCAATCCGGGCTCAACCTTTCATCCGAGCTGGCAAAGGCCGGGGTACTCGAAAAATACGGGGTGAAGGTGATCGGCGTCGAGGTCGATGCGATCAAGCGCGGCGAAGACAGAACCGCGTTCAAGGAAACGATGAACCGTCTCGGGATCGATATGCCGGAAAGCACGGCAGTATACAGTGTCGAAGAAGCTGAAGCGGTGGCCGCCCGCCTGAAATACCCGGTGGTGATCAGGCCGGCCTACACACTCGGCGGGACCGGCGGGGGGCTTGTCTATAATGTGGATGAACTGCGTGTCGTTGCAAGCAGGGGGATCGCGGCCAGTCTGATCGGTCAGATTCTGGTCGAGGAGTCCGTACTCGGGTGGGAGGAACTCGAACTCGAGGTCGTACGGGACGCGAAAAACCAGATGATCACGGTCTGCTTTATCGAGAACGTTGACGCGATGGGGGTGCATACCGGCGATTCCTACTGCACTGCGCCGATGCTCACCATCGATCCGGCTCTTCAGAAAAAACTGCAGGAATATTCATACAAAATAGTCGAAGCGATCAGAGTGATCGGGGGGACGAACATACAGTTCGCGCACGATCCTTTGACCGGCCGTGTGGTCGTCATCGAGATAAACCCCAGAACCTCCCGTTCGTCGGCACTCGCTTCAAAGGCGACGGGTTTCCCGATCGCGCTTGTATCGTCGAAACTGGCGGGCGGGCTTACCATGGACGAAATTCCCTACTGGCGGGACGGTACCCTTGAAAAATACACACCGTCGGGGGATTACGTAGTAGTCAAGTTCGCCAGGTGGGCGTTCGAAAAATTCAGGGACGCTGAAGACAAACTGGGTACACAGATGCGGGCGGTCGGTGAGGTCATGAGTATCGGCAAGAATTACAAGGAAGCCTTTCAGAAATCGATCCGGTCTCTGGAGATCGGGAGGTATGGATTGGGCTTCGCAAAGGATTTTAACAAACGGTCCCTTGAAGAATTGATGCAGATGCTGAAAGAACCGACAAGCGAACGGCAGTTTATCATGTATGAGGCACTCAGGAAGGGCGCGACAGTCGAAGAATTGAATAAAAAAACATATATCAAGTCGTGGTTCATCCGGCAGATGAAAGAACTGGTCGATCGCGAGGAAGAGATTCTCAAGTATCAAGGAGGGCTTCCCCCCGACGATTTGCTGGTACAGGCGAAAAAGGACGGATTCGCGGACAGGTACCTGGCAAAGCTGCTCGGTGTTACTGAAAAAAAAATCCGTGAAAAGCGTATCTCGCTTGGTATTGTGGAAGGCTGGGAACCGGTTCCGGTCAGTGGTGTGGAAAACGCGGCGTACTACTATTCCACCTATAATGGTCCCGACAAAACGGGAAGCAGCGACAGAAAAAAGGTGATGATTCTCGGCGGCGGACCCAACAGGATCGGGCAGGGAATCGAGTTCGACTATTGCTGCGTTCACGCGGCTTTTGCTTTGCGTGACGAAGGACTCGAGACGATTATGGTCAACTGCAATCCGGAGACGGTCTCCACCGATTATGACACTTCGGACAAACTTTACTTCGAACCGCTTACCCTTGAAGACGTATTGGCGATCTATCAAAAAGAAAAACCGGAGGGTGTTATCGTCCAGTTCGGCGGGCAGACACCGCTCAACCTGGCCCAGGACCTCGCGGCGGAAGGGGTGAACATCCTTGGAACCCAACCATCGATTATCGACCTTGCCGAAGACAGGGACCGGTTCAGGAAAATGATGGAGGAAATGAATATCCCGATGCCCGAATCCGGAATGGCAAGCACGCTTGAAGAAGCGCTTGAGGTCGCTGAACGGATCGGATATCCCCTTATGGTACGCCCGTCGTATGTCCTCGGCGGACGGGGTATGGAAGTCGTTTATGACAGTGAGATGCTCGAGACCTATGTCACGGCCGCGGTCGATGTGACGCCCGACAGGCCGATCCTCATCGACAAGTTTCTGGAAAACGCCGTCGAGGCGGAAGCGGACGCTCTTTCCGACGGAGAAGAAGCTTTTGTTCCCGCGGTCATGGAACATATCGAGCTTGCCGGTATTCATTCCGGAGATTCGGCGTGCGTGATTCCGCCCGTCAGTATCCCCCGGAAGCATATCGATACGATTTGCCGCTATACGACGAGGATTGCCCGTGAATTAAAGGTCGTCGGGCTGATGAATATCCAGTATGCGATCGCAAAGGATACGGTGTATGTGCTCGAGGCGAATCCGCGCGCATCACGGACCGTTCCCCTCGTCTCAAAGGTCTGTAATGTTCAGATGGCGCGTATCGCGACATTATTGATGCTCGGCAGAAAGCTTGTCGAACTCGGGCTGCAAAAGCGGGATATCCCCCATTACGGGGTAAAAGAAGCCGTCTTTCCCTTTAATATGTTTCCCGAAGTCGACCCGGTGCTGGGTCCTGAAATGCGCTCGACCGGCGAGGTCCTGGGCATCGCGGACTCGTTTTCGTTCGCCTTTTACAAGGCACAGGACGCGGCGAAAAGCGGGCTGCCGGAAAACGGAACCGTCCTTATCAGTATATCGAAAAGGGAAAGGGAACAGGCACTCGAAGTGGGAAGGCGGTTTAAGCAACTCGGTTTCAGGATTCTTGCAACGGGAGGGACCCATGATTTTCTGAAAGCACACGGTATCGAGTGCGAAAAGATCCTCAAACTCCATGAAGGCAGGCCGAATATCGTGGATGCGATTAAAAACGGGGAGATCAACCTGGTTATTAATACCCCGGTGGGTAAATTGAGTCAGTACGATGACTCGTATATTCGTAAATCCGCGGTAAAGCACAAGGTTCCCTACATGACGACAATTCCCGCCGCCCTTGCGGCCGCGAAGGGGATCGAGGCCTACCGGAAGGGGGTTCCGCCCGTCAAGTCACTTCAGGAATATCATAGGGATATCAGCGATTTTCCGGCCGGCGAATAA